One genomic segment of Esox lucius isolate fEsoLuc1 chromosome 15, fEsoLuc1.pri, whole genome shotgun sequence includes these proteins:
- the srp14 gene encoding signal recognition particle 14 kDa protein codes for MVLLENDSFLTELTRLFQKCRTSGSVAITLKKYDGRTKPVPRKGYPENYEPADNKCLLRASDGKKKISTVVSTKEVIKFQMAYSNLLRAHMDGLKKKDKKSKGKKTKATQ; via the exons ATGGTATTACTTGAAAATGACTCG TTTTTGACGGAGCTGACACGGCTGTTTCAGAAATGCCGGACATCAGGCAGTGTGGCTATAACGTTAAAGAAAT ATGATGGGAGAACCAAACCAGTTCCCAGGAAAGGCTACCCAGAGAATTATGAACCAGCCGACAACAAGTGTCTACTCAGAGCGTCAGACGGCAAGAAGAAAATTAGCACAGTG GTTAGCACAAAAGAAGTAATCAAGTTCCAGATG GCATACTCTAACCTCCTGAGAGCACACATGGATGGGCTCAAGAAGAAAGACAAGAAAAGCAAAGGAAAGAAGACCAAAGCTACCCAATGA
- the LOC105015650 gene encoding 5'-3' exonuclease PLD4 isoform X2 has protein sequence MSETLVPEMSSSYKALHDSYVPNRRGSNRIGTIVLAVGCLTVLGALFSVSILEKFTKDEAFQKQNQILQHIIDENNFSQEQSRIVLVESIPLYMKYDDNATFGTPVEKAWKDLLSMANSQVDVASFYWTLTGEDINVNSSTDIPGKEILEQIGALPSRNVSVRVVTSIPSVFTNSTDLQILSQKGVQVRKVPFGRLTGGVLHTKFWIVDRKHIFLGSANMDWRSLTQVKELGVVIYNCSSLANDLHKIFESYWVMGHRNSSIPDPWPSKYDTAINKEHPLLLETENVTSKIYISASPPSFCPASRTQDLEAILSGISGAQHYIDVAVMEYFPTTHFMHPQRYWPDIDDALRRAVFERNVKVRLLVSCGRDSNPSMLPFLLSLDSLIFPAKHASIQVKLAIVPVGNQSEIPHSRVNHNKYMVTDKIAYIGTSNWSADYFNVTAGVGLVISQHGPHWTWRTQALQGQLRAVFDRDWNSQFSLSLADLGDHPDCALSKG, from the exons ATGTCGGAAACATTAGTTCCAGAGATGTCCTCTTCTTACAAGGCTTTACATGATAGTTATGTTCCAAATCGAAGG GGATCAAATAGGATTGGAACTATAGTTTTGGCAGTGGGTTGTTTAACTGTTTTGGGTGCACTTTTCTCCGTTTCTATCCTGGAGAAGTTCACTAAAGATGAAGCATTCCAAAAGCAGAACCAGATCCTTCAACACATAATTGATGAAAATAACTTTTCTCAAGAGCAAAGCAG AATTGTGCTTGTGGAAAGCATTCCTCTGTACATGAAATATGATGACAATGCAACATTTGGGACCCCAGTTGAGAAGGCTTGGAAAGATCTCCTGTCCATGGCAAACAGCCAGGTTGATGTGGCCTCCTTTTACTGGACTCTTACAGGAGAAGATATCAACGTCAACTCTTCCACTGACATTCCT GGAAAGGAAATACTGGAGCAAATTGGAGCTTTGCCTTCTAGAAACGTGTCAGTGAGGGTCGTGACCAGTATTCCCTCTGTGTTTACAAACTCCACAGATCTACAGATTCTAAGTCAGAAAG GAGTCCAAGTAAGAAAGGTACCATTTGGGCGTTTGACTGGGGGTGTCCTTCACACCAAGTTCTGGATTGTTGATAGGAAACACATATTCCTGGGAAGTGCCAACATGGACTGGAGGTCTCTTACACAG GTTAAAGAACTGGGAGTGGTCATCTACAACTGCTCTAGTCTGGCTAATGACCTCCATAAGATCTTTGAGTCCTACTGGGTGATGGGTCATCGCAACAGCTCCATACCAGACCCTTGGCCCTCCAAGTATGACACAGCCATCAACAAagagcaccccctgctgctggAGACTGAAAACGTTACAAGCAAAATCTACATCTCA gcttctcctccctctttctgccCAGCATCTCGGACTCAGGACCTGGAAGCTATACTTTCAGGGATCTCAGGGGCTCAGCATTACATAGATGTGGCAGTCATGGAGTATTTCCCCACCACACACTTCATGCACCCTCAAAG GTACTGGCCAGACATAGATGATGCATTGAGGAGGGCTGTTTTTGAGCGGAACGTTAAGGTGCGTCTGCTTGTCAGCTGTGGACGTGATTCTAATCCATCCATGCTGCCTTTCCTTCTGTCTTTGGACTCCCTGATTTTCCCTGCGAAGCACGCCAGCATTCAAGTG AAACTGGCAATTGTTCCAGTAGGGAACCAGTCAGAAATTCCCCACTCCAGAGTAAACCATAATAAATACATGGTGACTGACAAAATAGCATATATTG GGACATCTAACTGGTCAGCTGATTACTTCAATGTGACAGCTGGAGTGGGGTTGGTGATTTCCCAGCATGGCCCACACTGGACCTGGAGGACCCAGGCCCTGCAGGGACAGCTCAGGGCGGTGTTTGACAGGGACTGGAACTCTCAGTTTTCTCTAAGTCTTGCTGACCTTGGTGATCACCCTGACTGTGCACTCTCAAAAGGCTAG
- the LOC105015650 gene encoding 5'-3' exonuclease PLD4 isoform X1, whose product MFFLNLTRMTNVLGLNFNRMSETLVPEMSSSYKALHDSYVPNRRGSNRIGTIVLAVGCLTVLGALFSVSILEKFTKDEAFQKQNQILQHIIDENNFSQEQSRIVLVESIPLYMKYDDNATFGTPVEKAWKDLLSMANSQVDVASFYWTLTGEDINVNSSTDIPGKEILEQIGALPSRNVSVRVVTSIPSVFTNSTDLQILSQKGVQVRKVPFGRLTGGVLHTKFWIVDRKHIFLGSANMDWRSLTQVKELGVVIYNCSSLANDLHKIFESYWVMGHRNSSIPDPWPSKYDTAINKEHPLLLETENVTSKIYISASPPSFCPASRTQDLEAILSGISGAQHYIDVAVMEYFPTTHFMHPQRYWPDIDDALRRAVFERNVKVRLLVSCGRDSNPSMLPFLLSLDSLIFPAKHASIQVKLAIVPVGNQSEIPHSRVNHNKYMVTDKIAYIGTSNWSADYFNVTAGVGLVISQHGPHWTWRTQALQGQLRAVFDRDWNSQFSLSLADLGDHPDCALSKG is encoded by the exons ATGTTCTTTTTAAATTTGACCAGAATGACTAATGTTCTTGGTCTGAATTTCAACAGGATGTCGGAAACATTAGTTCCAGAGATGTCCTCTTCTTACAAGGCTTTACATGATAGTTATGTTCCAAATCGAAGG GGATCAAATAGGATTGGAACTATAGTTTTGGCAGTGGGTTGTTTAACTGTTTTGGGTGCACTTTTCTCCGTTTCTATCCTGGAGAAGTTCACTAAAGATGAAGCATTCCAAAAGCAGAACCAGATCCTTCAACACATAATTGATGAAAATAACTTTTCTCAAGAGCAAAGCAG AATTGTGCTTGTGGAAAGCATTCCTCTGTACATGAAATATGATGACAATGCAACATTTGGGACCCCAGTTGAGAAGGCTTGGAAAGATCTCCTGTCCATGGCAAACAGCCAGGTTGATGTGGCCTCCTTTTACTGGACTCTTACAGGAGAAGATATCAACGTCAACTCTTCCACTGACATTCCT GGAAAGGAAATACTGGAGCAAATTGGAGCTTTGCCTTCTAGAAACGTGTCAGTGAGGGTCGTGACCAGTATTCCCTCTGTGTTTACAAACTCCACAGATCTACAGATTCTAAGTCAGAAAG GAGTCCAAGTAAGAAAGGTACCATTTGGGCGTTTGACTGGGGGTGTCCTTCACACCAAGTTCTGGATTGTTGATAGGAAACACATATTCCTGGGAAGTGCCAACATGGACTGGAGGTCTCTTACACAG GTTAAAGAACTGGGAGTGGTCATCTACAACTGCTCTAGTCTGGCTAATGACCTCCATAAGATCTTTGAGTCCTACTGGGTGATGGGTCATCGCAACAGCTCCATACCAGACCCTTGGCCCTCCAAGTATGACACAGCCATCAACAAagagcaccccctgctgctggAGACTGAAAACGTTACAAGCAAAATCTACATCTCA gcttctcctccctctttctgccCAGCATCTCGGACTCAGGACCTGGAAGCTATACTTTCAGGGATCTCAGGGGCTCAGCATTACATAGATGTGGCAGTCATGGAGTATTTCCCCACCACACACTTCATGCACCCTCAAAG GTACTGGCCAGACATAGATGATGCATTGAGGAGGGCTGTTTTTGAGCGGAACGTTAAGGTGCGTCTGCTTGTCAGCTGTGGACGTGATTCTAATCCATCCATGCTGCCTTTCCTTCTGTCTTTGGACTCCCTGATTTTCCCTGCGAAGCACGCCAGCATTCAAGTG AAACTGGCAATTGTTCCAGTAGGGAACCAGTCAGAAATTCCCCACTCCAGAGTAAACCATAATAAATACATGGTGACTGACAAAATAGCATATATTG GGACATCTAACTGGTCAGCTGATTACTTCAATGTGACAGCTGGAGTGGGGTTGGTGATTTCCCAGCATGGCCCACACTGGACCTGGAGGACCCAGGCCCTGCAGGGACAGCTCAGGGCGGTGTTTGACAGGGACTGGAACTCTCAGTTTTCTCTAAGTCTTGCTGACCTTGGTGATCACCCTGACTGTGCACTCTCAAAAGGCTAG